The following coding sequences are from one Devosia yakushimensis window:
- the cysG gene encoding siroheme synthase CysG produces MHIVSPPPSKSRYDRMAPLAVLPVFFGLQGKRVIAIGGSEPATWKIELLAAAGAHVQVLAPVTEWCDELIALAETGASAGTISLVDCHWAPSDLSGAALAVADIEDDAEAFAFTEAARAAAVPYNVIDRPEFCQFQFGSIVNRSPIVVGISTNGAAPILGQAVRRRIETLLPQTLSTWAQLAQDIRGKVMAALEPGPQRRAFWERFTERAFTTQSEPVHLDDEIAAIAAAPPAGRVTLVGAGPGDADLLTIKAVRALQSADVILFDDLVSAEVLELARREAKRLLVGKRAARESCRQEDINAMMLNLARQGKHVVRLKSGDPMIFGRAGEEIEMLERHGIAVSVVPGITAALALASRLGVSLTHRDHAQSVRFVTGHSRQGVLPDTLNWQALSDPATTSVYYMSRRTLPAIVAQLEGQGMSLATPAIIAGNVGRADEQIWRGSLGQAVAAVTDFPLGAPTIFSVGDALNRPPFGAVAGNDARRDDEMLRLAPAPHPLDQQAS; encoded by the coding sequence ATGCACATCGTCTCGCCGCCGCCGAGTAAATCGCGCTACGATCGCATGGCTCCGCTCGCCGTGTTGCCGGTATTCTTCGGCCTGCAAGGCAAGCGTGTGATTGCCATTGGCGGCTCCGAACCCGCCACCTGGAAGATCGAATTGCTGGCTGCCGCCGGTGCTCATGTCCAGGTGCTGGCCCCCGTCACCGAGTGGTGCGACGAGCTGATCGCCTTGGCCGAAACCGGCGCCTCGGCGGGCACGATCAGCTTGGTCGATTGCCACTGGGCGCCCTCCGACCTCTCCGGCGCAGCGCTCGCCGTAGCCGATATCGAAGATGACGCGGAGGCTTTCGCCTTTACCGAAGCCGCCCGCGCCGCAGCCGTCCCCTATAACGTCATCGACCGCCCCGAATTCTGCCAGTTCCAGTTCGGCTCCATCGTCAATCGCTCGCCCATCGTGGTGGGCATCTCCACCAATGGCGCTGCGCCCATTCTGGGCCAGGCCGTCCGCCGTCGCATCGAAACGCTGCTGCCCCAAACCCTCTCCACCTGGGCCCAACTTGCCCAGGATATCCGCGGCAAGGTCATGGCCGCACTCGAGCCCGGCCCACAGCGCCGCGCCTTCTGGGAGCGCTTCACCGAGCGCGCCTTCACAACCCAATCAGAACCCGTACATCTCGACGACGAAATTGCGGCAATCGCCGCCGCGCCCCCCGCCGGCCGCGTCACATTGGTGGGTGCCGGACCGGGCGATGCCGACCTCCTCACCATCAAAGCCGTCCGCGCCTTGCAGTCCGCCGATGTTATTCTATTCGACGATCTGGTCTCCGCCGAAGTCCTCGAACTCGCCCGCCGCGAGGCCAAGCGCCTGCTGGTCGGCAAACGCGCCGCGCGCGAGAGCTGCCGCCAGGAAGACATCAACGCGATGATGCTGAACCTGGCCCGTCAGGGCAAACATGTCGTCCGGCTAAAGTCTGGTGATCCAATGATTTTTGGTCGCGCCGGGGAGGAAATCGAGATGCTGGAACGCCACGGCATCGCCGTCTCCGTGGTCCCTGGCATCACCGCCGCTTTGGCCCTGGCATCCCGCCTCGGCGTCTCGCTGACCCATCGCGATCACGCCCAATCCGTGCGCTTCGTCACCGGCCATTCCCGCCAGGGCGTGCTGCCCGATACCCTTAATTGGCAGGCCCTGTCCGACCCCGCCACCACCAGCGTCTACTACATGTCCCGCCGCACCTTGCCGGCCATCGTCGCGCAGCTGGAAGGGCAGGGCATGTCCCTCGCCACCCCCGCCATCATCGCGGGAAATGTCGGCCGCGCCGACGAACAAATCTGGCGCGGATCGCTCGGTCAAGCCGTTGCTGCCGTTACGGATTTCCCGCTTGGTGCTCCCACCATTTTCTCCGTAGGCGACGCCCTAAACCGCCCGCCGTTTGGAGCTGTTGCGGGCAACGACGCGCGGCGTGACGACGAAATGCTCCGCCTCGCCCCGGCCCCGCACCCGCTCGATCAGCAGGCGAGCTGA
- a CDS encoding nitrate reductase codes for MTTTRTTCPYCGVGCGVLATPNPDGTTAIAGDPDHPANFGRLCSKGSALGETLSLDGRLLHPEINGARVSWDDALNLVATTFQTTIAEHGPNSVAIYGSGQLLTEDYYVANKLMKGFIGSGNIDTNSRLCMASSVAGHKRAFGSDTVPGNYQDLELADLIVLVGSNLGWCHPVLYQRIVAAKANRPDMRVVLIDPRRTVTADIADLHLPVQSDGDSALFVGLLAHLSRNGIAAPDFVADHTSGAEAALLVAEDWPITRVAAATGVSEHAITLFYDWFARTEKTVTVYSQGVNQSASGSDKVNAIINCHLLTGRIGRPGMGPFSVTGQPNAMGGREVGGLANMLAAHMDFTPEALDRVGRFWNSQTVAQNPGLKAVDLFAAMARGEVKAVWIMATNPVDSMPEADAVRAALAACPFVVVSDMSARTDTGLVAHVRLPAAGWGEKNGTVTNSERRISRQRPFLPLPGEARPDWWIISQVAHRMGFGAAFAYASAADIFAEHAALSAFENDGTRDFDLTGLIGADYDSLTPTQWPIRAKPAARLFGNGAFYTQDGRARFVPVLPPPPFAPAPGSFILNTGRVRDHWHTMTRTGKAARLSAHYAEPFAEIHPQDAEALNIRRATLVRLSNNHGTAIVRALVTDRQRRGQIFVPMHWTDQFASHGRVDALVTAKIDPVSAQPALKMALVHAEPVAVRLYGFFVAANRPALDSVDYWAIAEAPGGLRGELAWFDEPSDWEAWLRTAFALPETIRVLSALDSRSGRRSFAAMADGKLIAALYTAPDPVLVSRQWAVGLLTAAQLDGSAVLAGRPGADMPDAGAIVCSCFSVGINTITAAVTGQGCTTVEAVGACTKAGTNCGSCRAEIRGIIDAHRLAAAE; via the coding sequence ATGACGACCACCCGCACCACCTGCCCCTATTGCGGCGTCGGCTGCGGCGTCCTCGCCACCCCGAACCCGGACGGCACCACCGCAATCGCCGGTGACCCCGACCACCCAGCCAATTTCGGCCGCCTCTGCTCCAAGGGCTCCGCGCTAGGCGAAACCCTTTCCCTCGATGGTCGCCTGCTTCACCCTGAAATCAACGGCGCCCGCGTTAGCTGGGACGACGCGCTGAACCTCGTCGCCACCACATTCCAAACCACCATCGCGGAACACGGCCCCAACTCCGTCGCCATCTACGGCTCCGGCCAACTCCTCACCGAGGATTATTACGTCGCCAACAAGCTGATGAAGGGCTTTATCGGCTCGGGCAATATCGACACCAATTCGCGCCTCTGCATGGCCTCCTCCGTCGCCGGCCACAAACGCGCCTTCGGCTCCGACACCGTCCCCGGCAATTATCAGGATCTCGAACTGGCCGATCTCATCGTGCTGGTCGGCTCCAACCTCGGCTGGTGCCACCCCGTGCTCTACCAGCGCATCGTCGCCGCCAAAGCAAATCGCCCCGATATGCGCGTCGTGCTGATCGATCCCCGCCGCACCGTCACCGCTGACATTGCCGACCTACACCTGCCCGTCCAATCCGATGGCGATAGCGCGCTTTTCGTTGGCCTCCTCGCCCATCTCTCCCGCAACGGCATCGCCGCGCCCGATTTCGTGGCCGATCACACCTCTGGCGCCGAAGCCGCGCTGCTGGTGGCCGAGGATTGGCCCATCACCCGCGTCGCTGCTGCTACCGGCGTCTCCGAACACGCCATTACCTTGTTCTATGACTGGTTCGCCCGCACCGAAAAAACCGTCACCGTCTATTCCCAGGGCGTCAATCAATCCGCCTCCGGCAGTGACAAGGTCAACGCCATTATCAATTGCCACCTACTCACCGGCCGCATCGGCCGGCCGGGCATGGGCCCGTTCTCGGTCACCGGCCAGCCCAATGCCATGGGCGGCCGCGAGGTCGGGGGGCTGGCCAATATGCTCGCCGCCCATATGGATTTCACCCCCGAAGCGTTGGATAGGGTAGGGCGCTTCTGGAACAGCCAGACAGTCGCCCAAAATCCCGGCCTCAAGGCCGTCGATCTCTTCGCCGCCATGGCGCGTGGCGAGGTCAAAGCTGTCTGGATCATGGCGACCAACCCGGTCGATTCCATGCCCGAAGCCGACGCCGTCCGCGCCGCACTCGCGGCCTGTCCCTTCGTCGTGGTCTCCGATATGTCGGCCCGCACCGATACGGGCCTTGTGGCCCATGTCCGCCTGCCGGCCGCCGGCTGGGGCGAAAAGAACGGCACCGTCACCAATTCCGAACGCCGCATTTCCCGCCAGCGTCCCTTTCTGCCACTACCCGGCGAAGCCCGCCCCGATTGGTGGATCATCAGTCAGGTCGCCCACCGCATGGGCTTTGGCGCCGCCTTTGCCTATGCTAGCGCTGCCGACATTTTTGCCGAACACGCCGCCCTCTCGGCCTTCGAAAATGACGGCACCCGCGACTTCGATCTCACCGGCCTCATCGGCGCCGATTATGACAGCCTGACGCCCACCCAATGGCCCATCCGCGCCAAGCCCGCCGCCCGCCTGTTCGGCAATGGCGCCTTCTACACGCAGGATGGCAGAGCCCGCTTCGTGCCCGTCCTGCCGCCGCCGCCCTTCGCGCCCGCGCCGGGCAGCTTCATCCTCAATACCGGCCGCGTGCGCGATCATTGGCACACCATGACCCGCACCGGCAAAGCCGCGCGCCTCTCCGCCCATTACGCCGAGCCCTTTGCCGAAATCCACCCCCAGGACGCCGAAGCGCTCAACATCCGCCGTGCTACCCTGGTCCGCCTCAGCAACAATCACGGCACGGCCATCGTCCGCGCCCTGGTCACCGACCGGCAGCGGCGCGGCCAAATCTTCGTGCCCATGCATTGGACCGATCAATTCGCCTCCCATGGCCGCGTCGATGCGCTGGTCACGGCCAAGATCGATCCCGTCTCCGCCCAGCCCGCGCTCAAAATGGCACTCGTCCATGCCGAGCCCGTCGCCGTGCGCCTCTATGGCTTTTTCGTCGCTGCCAACCGGCCCGCGCTCGACAGCGTCGATTATTGGGCCATTGCCGAAGCCCCCGGCGGCCTGCGCGGCGAGTTGGCCTGGTTCGACGAACCCAGCGATTGGGAAGCCTGGCTGCGCACCGCCTTCGCTCTGCCGGAAACCATCCGCGTACTTTCCGCCCTCGACTCCCGTTCGGGCCGCCGCAGCTTCGCCGCCATGGCCGATGGCAAGCTGATCGCCGCGCTCTACACCGCGCCCGATCCGGTGCTGGTTTCCCGCCAATGGGCCGTGGGCCTGCTCACCGCTGCCCAGCTCGATGGTTCCGCCGTTCTTGCCGGCCGCCCCGGCGCCGACATGCCCGATGCCGGTGCCATCGTCTGTTCATGCTTTTCCGTTGGGATCAACACCATCACCGCCGCCGTCACTGGCCAAGGCTGCACCACTGTCGAAGCCGTCGGCGCCTGCACCAAGGCCGGCACCAATTGCGGCTCCTGCCGCGCCGAAATCAGGGGGATCATCGATGCACATCGTCTCGCCGCCGCCGAGTAA
- the nirD gene encoding nitrite reductase small subunit NirD: MTNWIEIGDINAIPRRGARCVNTPNGKIAVFRTQEDQIFAIENRCPHKHGPLSEGIVHGASVTCPLHNWVFDLATGEAQGADEGSVRTYPIDVVDGRIFMAADLAMVAAE, encoded by the coding sequence ATGACCAACTGGATCGAAATCGGCGATATCAACGCCATCCCCCGCCGCGGCGCCCGCTGCGTCAACACGCCAAACGGCAAGATCGCCGTCTTCCGCACCCAGGAAGACCAGATATTCGCCATCGAAAACCGCTGCCCCCACAAGCACGGCCCGCTCAGCGAAGGCATCGTCCACGGCGCCTCGGTCACCTGTCCACTGCATAACTGGGTGTTCGACCTCGCCACCGGCGAGGCTCAGGGCGCCGACGAAGGCTCGGTTCGGACCTACCCAATCGACGTGGTCGACGGCCGCATCTTCATGGCCGCCGATCTGGCAATGGTGGCGGCGGAGTAG